Genomic window (Musa acuminata AAA Group cultivar baxijiao chromosome BXJ1-9, Cavendish_Baxijiao_AAA, whole genome shotgun sequence):
TCAGAATACCAATCATCATGTAAGAGTTAACTTTGATACTGTCTGATTCCATCAATTGTTGCTGTTTAAAGTAGTATATTTTTTTAACTAACTATTTTTTGTTAGTTTAGTGAAACATATTTCATGCTATGGCCATAGTGACTGCCAATAATGAATCTTTCTACGATTTGATGAGTATCAGCTGATACTTGCCAAATTCCTAGTGCAGTGTTGCAAATATTTTGGTCATCGAAGTTTTAGCTATATCGGGATTAAGCATCTAGAAACCATGCCGATTTTCATGATATGGTGTGTGGTGACTTCATCTTGATGGAACCATCAAGACCGAATAGAAGTTGTCTTTTTGTTTGGAAGATGGTTTATCTCCTTGCAATGTTTTAAGAGAATAGGAAGAATATATAATTTGGGGTCAACCAAAGTCCAAGTCTCCCTTAATATCAAGGTGGTGATTGTGATAAAATTGCCAAGTTCAAACATGCAGAAGCTGACAGCCAAGCAGCAATGCTGCTAAAGTGAGGTTAACTTGTGTCCATCATGATAGTGTGAGGGAATTTGTGTCTGAGGGGCAACTTCCTTTGGATGATTGCATTGGAGTAGACAGCTGTCTGCATTTGACAGACAAGAGAAGCAGGCAGCTGCATATAAACAAACTGATTGAGGCACTGACTTTTTAGAATCTCGACACGATTGGTCCCTTCAAAGTGGCAAGTTTTAGGGTTAATGTTAAAAATCTCTATCCTAGATATCCATATAACTCAGCCTTGTAGAAATTTGCATGTATGAATTGAGGGGGCAGCTTAGCCAAATTGGTGAACAAAGACGCAGAAACATGAACCAGTGGTGGTTAGTCTGTGACATCTCATGACCTCTGATAGAAGCACTCTCCCAAATTCCGTATGtgtataattcttttgttatTGCACTTTCTGACTTAGAGCTTGCATTTGATGCCTGAGATGCATTAATGAATCTTTTTTCTGATCTGCTCTTCAATGTTCCATATAACTTTATCTAATTTATTGTTGTTCATTGTGCCTTAGAATGTATTTGCCGAGTACGAGCGGACCAGTTATGAACAACTGATATCTTCAATTGAGGCCCAGCCAAGCAAAGCAGTTCAGGGTGTACTGAAGTCTTTCCTGCAGAAGATCTACAAGAGGGAGAAATAGTCTCACAAGGATATATTTTGATCAATGATGGTGCGATAGAGTAGTTTGTCCTGTAATTTCCCCTTGATTTGCCTTGCATTATGTTATTCTTTTTGCAAATCATGCTTCTGTGTCTTGTGAGTTGAACTAAACCTGATCTGCTTCACTAGCTTTATGTTCCTCAGTAGAGTTTGCTCTTTGGAGACCCTTTGTTTTCGTTTTACCTCAAATTTTCACAGTTTGAGTTGGTCTTTGTTTGAAAGGAGAgtaatccttgtagatctctacaaGCTTACCATCTATCCATCAACCACTTAGGGCAGAGCCCAGTCATGTTGTTGGTGTTGGTTTAGCATTATTTGAGACCATCACTTCAGATAGATTCATCTCAACCCTCAAACTGATTTGAAGGTTTCAGTCCCAAATCATTTACTGGAAACTTCCTTTGTCACCATTAACGGCCTTGATGAAGTTCTTACAACTAGGGGTCGGTCTTCATTATGTAGTAGCTCGAAGAAGATGAACAACAACAGTTCTCATTAGAATTTACAGGAATGCTTCTAGAAATTTAATGACACTCGCACTGAAAACATTAATCTGGTAATGTAGTATTAGATTCTGATAAGTCTAGAAATTTGAAAtcttattatataatttttatatctaaaattaaTATTGGTCAACTCACTTACCAAAGGTTTAGGATTTAATTACTACCTAAGATTAAAGGTTTATTATCTTATttgatataatttaataaaaaataaacgaTACTCATGTTATAATGATAAATAATTCAAGCACTAATTTGTTGTCATTTTCTTGAACAATAAAGCCAAAACATGATTGTGATGTTCCTTCTTGTTcgttcaagaaaaatacatttaataataaaatattattttatatataatatttataggaAATATAGGAATgataaatatttgattaaaattgagggttcaataatttttttattcgaTTTAGAATTAATTAGAATGAAAAGAAGCAATTTTTTTTATCTCGGTTATTTTCCGAACAAATTATCGATTATACCCAAACAGATCTCGAGTACTAATTCCATCCGTTCGAGTCAAAAAGAGGAGGGAGTGATTCGAGTCGAAAGAAAGAGGAGGGAGAGAAGGTGATGGAGGAGGAGATGGGAGGACTGGGGAGGCCGCCGGTGATGATTGGAGGTGAGGTGGAGCGGGTGGATGGGAGGGCGCTGCGCTACGAGGAGTTCGTGGAGCGCTACCTGATGCCCAATCGCCCCGTCCTCCTCACTGGCCTCATGGACGACTGGAGGGCGGCCACCGACTGGCTCGCCCCGGATGGCCGTGCTCCCAACCTCCCCTTCTTCGCCACCCACTTCGGGGACTCCGTCGTTCAGGTCAAACCCTCTTCTCTTGTTCATGCTTGTCTTCTGCTATAGTCTCTCTCATGTAGATTTCTAGTAAGTGCAAGCCATATGACGAAAAGAGTGTTGAGAATCAAGGTTTTGTTAGTCTTCATCCGTTCTCATGAGTGGATTCTTTTAAGGAATCTTGGTTTGAAGATAAAAAGAGCTGGAAGTCGAATTAAGTGTTCATCATTAGGTTAGGCAAAGATTGTCATTCAAGCGCCTCCCTGAACACTCCTTGCTCTAAAGAAGGTAAATTTGAAGTCAGCTTTGTTTTtctcttgaaaagaaaggttttgACATAAATCTTAGACCTTCTGCCTAAAATTGGTCTCTGAAATGTTTGGGTTTATCAAATGCCAATTTGTTCTCATCTCTCCATTAGTAACATGCTTATCCTGCTACACATTGCTGGCTTCTTCCTGACATTTGCACCATCTGTCCCCCATCATGGGGTGACTTTGCTAATGTTGGCTCCATCTATTTCGGTAAATGTTGATTATCAAATTCACAACAGTGTTATTCGAACATGTAAACGCCATTTTAAATTTGCTGTAACAAAGGGCTTCTTTAACAGTGTCTGTTACCAACAATAGATTTTATTGACCTTCTTCAGAACTAgattttattactaagacaagtgcTCTTTTTTAACCTGATGCTTTGTTATGGAGTCTATGGATGCATTTGCATTCTAATTATTTTCTAATTAAGCCTTTTAAATATAACGTTGACATGCTTATCCACACTAGTTGATAGATGGTGTAGTACACTGAACATTGTCTTTTTCCATAGTCACATAATGCTGCAATGACTACTGTTTTGTGACAAACCTCCTCCAGTCTCCAGTCTTTCTTTACCATTTTTCttggtttttttttcttgaactaTTAAAAAATGGTGGCATAATGCATGAGCCTCTCATCAAGCCCGGTCTAGGGAAGATCAGCATATGCAGTCTTATTTTTTCAAAACAGGATGCTTTTAAGTGACTTGAACTCTGGTCATCTAGGTCGCAAAGCGGCAATCTCATCACGACATGAAGACTAACACTTGAGACGGGCTGTGTCTCATTAAACATTATTTTGTATATTTCTCTTATGTTGTTCTTTTTTGTTATCTTTGCTTTTTCTGGATAAAGCTATGGCAGCTTTTTTTTGCCATGTAAAGATGTCTAGAGCCATTTTAAATTTATGAGATGTTGATTGGACCATTTTTGGGAAAAAAGGGTACTTATGTAACTTTGACTTGATGTTGGTTGGACCATTTTTGCACTGAGAATTAGAACGAATCGATGGTTCAGTGGTTGACTCCATTCATTTGGTTTCATACTCGCTGCACCTTTTGGACTTTGATAATGCATATTAAGTGGTTGGTTCTGATGTGCTGTTTCTTAAATATACAGCATCAACTTGGTTAATCCGCATGCTTATAGTGCTAAAACATCAATGTTACAATTATTTCTCCATCTGGTGCTATAAATTTCACTCGTTCTTTCAGGTTGCTGATTGCTCTAAAAGAGAGTTTACGGAACAAAAGAGAAGAGAGATGACTATTGCGGAGTTCATTAGCTATTGGCTCAAACTTTCTTCAAGAAAAGATAGCAGTGTCTTAAGATGCAATGATAATGATGAGTCTTTGCTATATCTTAAAGACTGGCATTTTTTCAAGGTAAGATTGGAAATAGGTTATTTGCTTGATATTTGTGCTCTCTGTTAATCATCTGTGTTCAGATATCTCACATTTTAAAATTTGATACCCTAGTGATATGCATTGCAAATTATATGCCTTTTCATTAAGTTTCTGATCAGTATCTTTTCACAGGTACagaaattattttaattagtCTGTTTTAGGCCACTCTTTTCTTTTGGGTGGAGATAAAATATTCTTATGCATTAAAGTTTAAGCAGTTTTTTTTAGTAAAAATAGCCATTTTAACTTTTTAAATCAGGCAATATTAGAATCACATCACCTTTTATATCTCCATGGATGTTACCCAGCTTTCTCCTCGGGTCATATGGTTAGTAAGAGAGAGCATGGGGTACCAATTTATGGTAATACTCTTGATGGGTATTACTTGAGACATATCATTCTGGTTAGGCTCTggcaattctagatagagaagtCTCTTATGAAGCAGTGGGCTCGTTTGATGTTAGCTTTTCCATTCACCCACCTGACTAGTTCTTGTCTTAATCTTTTTTAATGGTTTGGGGCTTCCATTGTTTAGGAGTGGAGGCCATTGGACTTTAAACCATTGTGTTGCCTTTCAGTTCCTTGCCACCATAGTCTTCCAAGATGCCACATGGATAGAGATGAGAACATAGGTAATTATCATACTTAACAGTTTAGCTTTGGTTTTCTTGAATGTTGTTGGAACCCTTGTGTTGTCATAGTGGCAAATGGGTGGGTGCTGCTAAGATCTGGGACCTCGTAACCATGGCTACAGTGCCTTACACTCACATGCTTATGGTTGAATATTTGTACTTGTTATACTTGTACACAAATTGAAGTTATCAGGCTAAGTTTTAGACGCTTTAGTTTTCAtaccaaatatttattttttctatttttctatttcttttcAGGAATATCCTGATTATGTGGCTTACAGAACTCCTCCATGTTTCACTGATGATTGGCTCAATCTATATCTTGATAGTCATTTGATACATCGAGATTCTGACATTCATcgtgataaaaatgaaataaattgtgCTGACTACCGCTTTGTTTATATGGGACCAAAAGGTACATGTGTTTCCACTGGCGCATTGGTGTGTGCAAGGCTTGCTTTGGTTGATTTATAATCATCTGAGAAAAGCAATTATCTAAATGCTGTTAATTATTTCATGTGTTGTAGTATATACTGTTGAAGTATAATTTAATTGCAATTAGTTGCTTCAGCAGAGTTttcattttctatttttaaatatatagtcAATTCCTCCTCTAGGTACTTGGACTCCTCTTCATGCTGACGTTTTCAGGTCATACAGTTGGTCTGCCAATGTATGTGGGAGAAAACTTTGGCTCTTTCTACCACCTTCTCAGTGTCACCTTGTGTTTGACAGGTAACTTGGATTTTATAGTGCAGCACTTTTATAATTTGTAATCAATCCGTGCTGTTTGGACACTTAAATTAGCATTGTCAGTGATCATTTACAAAATGTCCTCCATTGGCCTAATGAAGGCACTGGTCTGAGATAGACTATgtctttctttaaatttaaatgcaaattatttatagtcaaatattatatttttcagatAAGGAGTTTGAGAAGGCTTATGGTTGTAAGTTGTAACAACATATAATATAAGCAGAAGCAAGAAAGTATAGCCTGACCATTATATATAAGGTGAAAAAGTGTGATAATTTTAACAGAAGATCTTTTGTTTGATATTCAGTAAAGAAGGCTCCACAAACTAGGctattattatatgtatatatagttctGACCATTAGCTATGGAAGAAACTTGTGAAATTAAGAATGTGCTCAAGGGCAGATGCTACCTAGGTTGTTATTTCAGGTGGCTTATTATGATAAATTTATGCAGTTCATTGTTTAGAAGTTTAACACAAATTATGAACTAAGGACTCACAAATTAGCTGGAAGATGTCCAATAATAAATGTTATTCATGTAAGACTTTTAATACTATCGTTCTGCCATTCTGCAGATTAAGCTAGATGTTTATCCTGTCAAGGAAAACTGCCTGGCTCATGCTCTACAATTAACAAGTGGTATAGCTATCAAGTAGAACTTGCTAATATGTGCTCCACCAATTCATAGCCACTGTCTTAAAGCAGAAACTTGTAAAGATTGCACTAGTTTTATGTCTTTCATTCTTGTGAGTAAATATCTATATTAGAACAATATTAAGTTTTTATCTTCAAATTTGAGCCAATGGTTGAGAACTTGTATATTTGATCACAAACATGATGTGACCTATCCTATTTCTGATGCATTTTTCTTGTTGATCATGTATGCATATTCCTTTTCAGACATTTTTAGTGATGTGATTTTTATACCTTATGCAGGAATTTTAGATCCTCGGTATATAATGTTTATGATGATGTTTCTGAGGCACAGTTTCCTGGCTTTAAGAAGgtaatatatcatcaaaataaaatttcTCATTGCTATTTTATGAGGTTTTGATTGCAAAATTTATATGCAGACAATATGGTTAAAGTGTACTCAGGAACAAAATGAGGTCATTTTTGTCCCTAGTGGATGGTATCATCAAGTCCATAATTTGGTAAGATTTTACCATTTTATGTAAATTTTTTGCCATCCGTAataacaaaattttatatttattacccTTCTTTTATTGGTCTTGTGTTATATACCCAAGTGGTGAACAACTATTATAATTAATCACTTTCAGTAAAACATAGCCATGGGTATAGTCAcactcaaggattttaatttcaaatgataTCACTCATATCGGTTCGCTAGCAAACCGATACGCGGATCGCTCGCTATCGGATAgtaccgtcgattggggttgtttctgTCCCGTTATCGCCCAAAATCGATCGGTAATAGTTGATTTCGACCGTCACCATCTGCCACCGGGCGGTATAAgccaagggagaaggaagaagagggagaacctgGAGGTCTGGTAccactctccctcgacgatctcgatTCGTCGCTACCCTTCCTCGCCGGACGTCACAGATGAGATGTTGCCTCCTCGTCATCTGAGGCGATGAGGCCTCGATGTAGTCGGCGACTTCTCATccccgtggggagaagaaacgatgtGACGTCGccctttttattttatatatatatatagaccgaTCGGTATGCCAGAGTGTATTGCTCGGTACGCTCATACCGTATCAGACCGAGATGAACTTGAACCATCGGTACGGTATAAAATTACGAACACAGGTCACACTACTGCCAATAATTGGCTTTTGCAGTCATTTTGGGTCGGGCTTAATAATTTTTTCATATAAAAGGCTACTCAAATAATGTCTGTTTTATTCTATCAATCTGTGATTCTTTGTCACATAAATCTGTTATGCTTTGGTCATATTAGACTTTGCATTGTGGAAGTGAATTGTGATTGTAGCTGAAACTAAACTTTGTAATGAGACCTTGTACAAAAGTGGACTGTCACAATTAATTATTAAATGGAATATTTGTGTTATGTTGCAACCAACTTAAGGGACAAATTTTAGTTCTTTAGATTGCTCATTTAGCAAATGTCTGCTCGAAATCAAAACTTCTTGTGTAGAACCCATAATATATTTGCTAAAACATCCTTAACTGACATTTTAACAATGATTCTGGCAGCAAATGTAACCTGAGTTATTGGAGGTTCTGAAGATAAATTGTGCTGACTTTTGAGTCCAAGAACCTCCAACTGAGAAAGTTGAAGAAGTTAATTCCTTATATGGACTAGTGTGGGTTCCAGAGACTGCAGGTTCTTGAGACTAGTTTAAGTCTAACCTCGGTTACAAAGGCACTTTAAATTGCAACTGTTATTGCATTCTAATTCTGGATATTTGGAATTGTGTCCTTATTGGCTTATGGAAGACATGTCTACAGCTTAAGGTATTAGTTCTGGCTTGACTCAGTCTATAGGGGACTTTGGTTTCAGAAGGCTACCAACAAGCTCAATATCTGTTCACCTGTTGTCATTTGCATAGCAGAAAGTTAAATTTTGATGTTATAGTCTAATGTGTCATGAATGAGAACAGTGGCAAGTTTTTATGTTTTTATGTTGTAACCATGAACACATTCTTTAACATGATTTTGACAACAATGTTTTCTGTCGCTGTAATAGAACACTGAAGTATTTCAAACTCTGATATTCCGTGTATCAAATTCTATGTTGTGCATTCTATGACCATCTCCTCTCTTCTGCTCTAGTACTTGATTTTGCCTTAATGTTGCAGGAAGACACAATTTCCATAAACCACAACTGGTTCAATGCCTATAACCTTTCATGGGTGGTGAGTAAGGAAAGTAATTATGTCTGgccatttatttttaaatttttatttatattattctttCCTTGTTCTTATCAGTGGGGCTTGCTTTTAAGAGACTATAATGTGGCTAAGGAGTACATAGAAGATATTCGAGATATCTGTGATGATTTTGAAGGTCTTTGTCAGCGTAATCTTGCTGCCAACACAGGTAAAGCATAAGAATGGCAATGATTTGTAGATGTCAATTCTGAAGCTTCCTGTTTTATTCAGTTCTATGATCTTCTCCTGCAGGCATGAACTTTTATGATTTCATGATCTTCATCACAAGATTCACGCTGGGCAATATAATCCAGCTTTTCCATCTTCGACACGAGGAAGGTTCTATCAACAATTTACTCACCAAATCTAGATATTTCATCACCAACCTTATGTCTATACGTGCTGTTGCCTCAAAAATAAAAACTGTCGAGGCTTTTGCTGAAGAAAATCTTAAAAGCTGTTCAGTTGAAAATCATACTGCTTTCTCTGATGTTCAGAAAATTTTTGAGGAACCAGAATTCCATGATCTGTGCAGTGCCCTGAAAAGGACATATGAATCTATAGATAATCAATGGGAACAA
Coding sequences:
- the LOC103998663 gene encoding arginine-specific demethylase JMJ20 isoform X2 gives rise to the protein MTIAEFISYWLKLSSRKDSSVLRCNDNDESLLYLKDWHFFKEYPDYVAYRTPPCFTDDWLNLYLDSHLIHRDSDIHRDKNEINCADYRFVYMGPKGTWTPLHADVFRSYSWSANVCGRKLWLFLPPSQCHLVFDRNFRSSVYNVYDDVSEAQFPGFKKTIWLKCTQEQNEVIFVPSGWYHQVHNLEDTISINHNWFNAYNLSWVWGLLLRDYNVAKEYIEDIRDICDDFEGLCQRNLAANTGMNFYDFMIFITRFTLGNIIQLFHLRHEEGSINNLLTKSRYFITNLMSIRAVASKIKTVEAFAEENLKSCSVENHTAFSDVQKIFEEPEFHDLCSALKRTYESIDNQWEQDPQTRTALFSQDCFKCLKTDSGFLDFVISPTSKVCGPEDLVSLIDHAMEKTNGSCCNFSFPSELFDVEPFVV
- the LOC103998663 gene encoding arginine-specific demethylase JMJ20 isoform X1, coding for MEEEMGGLGRPPVMIGGEVERVDGRALRYEEFVERYLMPNRPVLLTGLMDDWRAATDWLAPDGRAPNLPFFATHFGDSVVQVADCSKREFTEQKRREMTIAEFISYWLKLSSRKDSSVLRCNDNDESLLYLKDWHFFKEYPDYVAYRTPPCFTDDWLNLYLDSHLIHRDSDIHRDKNEINCADYRFVYMGPKGTWTPLHADVFRSYSWSANVCGRKLWLFLPPSQCHLVFDRNFRSSVYNVYDDVSEAQFPGFKKTIWLKCTQEQNEVIFVPSGWYHQVHNLEDTISINHNWFNAYNLSWVWGLLLRDYNVAKEYIEDIRDICDDFEGLCQRNLAANTGMNFYDFMIFITRFTLGNIIQLFHLRHEEGSINNLLTKSRYFITNLMSIRAVASKIKTVEAFAEENLKSCSVENHTAFSDVQKIFEEPEFHDLCSALKRTYESIDNQWEQDPQTRTALFSQDCFKCLKTDSGFLDFVISPTSKVCGPEDLVSLIDHAMEKTNGSCCNFSFPSELFDVEPFVV